A single Pieris rapae chromosome 2, ilPieRapa1.1, whole genome shotgun sequence DNA region contains:
- the LOC110994369 gene encoding protein starmaker isoform X1 yields MSNIVTRKGPIGDDSKKNTDSPVKDMKKKMAVNAEKEKLAAEKNAKAADKSSQSDKDKGSKKDKSVDKIVDKADAKDKSSDKIVEKKEKPTEKPVDKKDKPTEKSTEKVAEKKTDKAEKKEESLEKTDKKDKPVEKKEAPAAQVEKTKEDAKENGKAETPDKKKDSKAKQNGARVNGEPVDGVSSEEEDDQMFPELAYEDSDIECFEPPTPEGPSRSYTRRSQVKTSRTPETPRPASVKQGDKDYVPEDSKETKLLKLKDDVSDRKLRSSDSPRRQDKTEKAEPKQDKNDSVCDKDDKNDSKIDEKIEISIEVESEEGARKPDTNYSKSRVKVSPYRRSMRLIAPADVTQTSLLANYTGNNTTMEMDITEPSMIDEPSTAESPYLSGLRNIRGRRSYKPLKEMTLRNIGVNTSIRSTSSASVSETRPTGTVVGRKRKPDAEEAQEAHEARGKRARLLERLGGFTRPFRFTTSASERLCVESTAEIVGINTDLPLSAPVITTEAFDPESLKHSTSLPAAPAPTQSHRDKRCAIM; encoded by the exons ATGAGTAATATTGTAACGCGGAAAGGGCCCATAGGGGACGACAGTAAG AAGAATACAGATAGTCCTGTAAAAgatatgaaaaagaaaatggcTGTTAATgctgaaaaagaaaaactggCAGCTGAAAAGAATGCGAAAGCAGCAGATAAATCTAGCCAAAGTGACAAAGATAAAGGTAGCAAAAAGGATAAAAGTGTAGACAAAATAGTAGACAAAGCAGATGCAAAAGATAAATCTTCAGATAAAATTGTagagaagaaagaaaaacCTACAGAGAAACCTGTAGACAAAAAAGATAAACCTACTGAGAAAAGTACAGAGAAAGTTGCGGAAAAGAAGACGGATAAAGCAGAAAAGAAAGAGGAATCATTAGAAAAAACTGACAAGAAGGACAAGCCCGTTGAGAAGAAAGAAGCCCCGGCGGCTCAGGTTGAGAAAACGAAAGAAGATGCTAAAGAGAATGGAAAG GCGGAGACCCCAGACAAAAAGAAGGATTCCAAAGCTAAACAGAACGGTGCACGAGTTAACGGGGAGCCAGTTGATGGTGTTAGTTCCGAGGAAGAAGATGACCAGATGTTCCCAGAACTGGCATATGAGGACTCTGATATTGAGTGCTTCGAACCTCCTACTCCTGAAGGACCCAGTCGAAGTTATACACGCAGATCACAG GTGAAAACGAGTCGTACGCCCGAAACGCCGCGCCCCGCTTCCGTGAAACAAGGGGACAAGGATTACGTGCCTGAAGAC TCAAAGGAGACGAAATTGCTTAAACTCAAAGATGACGTCTCTGATCGTAAACTGCGTTCGTCGGATTCTCCAAGAAGACAAGACAAAACAGAGAAGGCAGAACCTAAACAGGACAAAAATGACAGTGTGTGCGACAAGGACGACAAGAATGACAGTAAGATTGatgaaaaaattgaaatatctaTCGAGGTGGAAAGTGAGG AGGGCGCGCGCAAGCCGGACACGAATTACTCCAAGTCGCGCGTCAAGGTATCGCCCTATCGACGTAGCATGCGTCTCATCGCTCCCGCTGACGTCACGCAGACTTCGCTGCTCGCCAACTATACTG gTAACAACACAACGATGGAAATGGACATAACAGAGCCGTCTATGATTGATGAGCCCTCGACGGCTGAGAGTCCGTACTTGAGTGGTCTACGCAACATTCGCGGGAGGAGGTCGTACAAACCACTCAAGGAGATGACTCTGAGGAACATCGGAGTTAATACCAGCATCCGGTCCACTAGTAGTGCTTCAG tttCAGAAACTCGTCCCACAGGTACTGTGGTAGGTCGTAAGAGGAAGCCGGATGCGGAAGAGGCGCAAGAGGCCCACGAGGCAAGGGGCAAACGCGCCAGACTTCTGGAACGTTTGGGAGGGTTCACTAGACCCTTCCGCTTTACGACTTCTGCTTCAGAAAGGCTTTGCGTTGAGAGTACCGCTGAG ATCGTTGGTATAAACACGGATCTGCCACTCTCAGCGCCAGTGATTACGACCGAGGCTTTCGATCCTGAGTCCCTCAAACACTCCACTTCGCTCCCGGCTGCGCCTGCGCCAACACAATCGCACAGGGACAAACGATGTGCTATTAT GTAA
- the LOC110994369 gene encoding protein starmaker isoform X2, producing the protein MSNIVTRKGPIGDDSKKNTDSPVKDMKKKMAVNAEKEKLAAEKNAKAADKSSQSDKDKGSKKDKSVDKIVDKADAKDKSSDKIVEKKEKPTEKPVDKKDKPTEKSTEKVAEKKTDKAEKKEESLEKTDKKDKPVEKKEAPAAQVEKTKEDAKENGKAETPDKKKDSKAKQNGARVNGEPVDGVSSEEEDDQMFPELAYEDSDIECFEPPTPEGPSRSYTRRSQSKETKLLKLKDDVSDRKLRSSDSPRRQDKTEKAEPKQDKNDSVCDKDDKNDSKIDEKIEISIEVESEEGARKPDTNYSKSRVKVSPYRRSMRLIAPADVTQTSLLANYTGNNTTMEMDITEPSMIDEPSTAESPYLSGLRNIRGRRSYKPLKEMTLRNIGVNTSIRSTSSASVSETRPTGTVVGRKRKPDAEEAQEAHEARGKRARLLERLGGFTRPFRFTTSASERLCVESTAEIVGINTDLPLSAPVITTEAFDPESLKHSTSLPAAPAPTQSHRDKRCAIM; encoded by the exons ATGAGTAATATTGTAACGCGGAAAGGGCCCATAGGGGACGACAGTAAG AAGAATACAGATAGTCCTGTAAAAgatatgaaaaagaaaatggcTGTTAATgctgaaaaagaaaaactggCAGCTGAAAAGAATGCGAAAGCAGCAGATAAATCTAGCCAAAGTGACAAAGATAAAGGTAGCAAAAAGGATAAAAGTGTAGACAAAATAGTAGACAAAGCAGATGCAAAAGATAAATCTTCAGATAAAATTGTagagaagaaagaaaaacCTACAGAGAAACCTGTAGACAAAAAAGATAAACCTACTGAGAAAAGTACAGAGAAAGTTGCGGAAAAGAAGACGGATAAAGCAGAAAAGAAAGAGGAATCATTAGAAAAAACTGACAAGAAGGACAAGCCCGTTGAGAAGAAAGAAGCCCCGGCGGCTCAGGTTGAGAAAACGAAAGAAGATGCTAAAGAGAATGGAAAG GCGGAGACCCCAGACAAAAAGAAGGATTCCAAAGCTAAACAGAACGGTGCACGAGTTAACGGGGAGCCAGTTGATGGTGTTAGTTCCGAGGAAGAAGATGACCAGATGTTCCCAGAACTGGCATATGAGGACTCTGATATTGAGTGCTTCGAACCTCCTACTCCTGAAGGACCCAGTCGAAGTTATACACGCAGATCACAG TCAAAGGAGACGAAATTGCTTAAACTCAAAGATGACGTCTCTGATCGTAAACTGCGTTCGTCGGATTCTCCAAGAAGACAAGACAAAACAGAGAAGGCAGAACCTAAACAGGACAAAAATGACAGTGTGTGCGACAAGGACGACAAGAATGACAGTAAGATTGatgaaaaaattgaaatatctaTCGAGGTGGAAAGTGAGG AGGGCGCGCGCAAGCCGGACACGAATTACTCCAAGTCGCGCGTCAAGGTATCGCCCTATCGACGTAGCATGCGTCTCATCGCTCCCGCTGACGTCACGCAGACTTCGCTGCTCGCCAACTATACTG gTAACAACACAACGATGGAAATGGACATAACAGAGCCGTCTATGATTGATGAGCCCTCGACGGCTGAGAGTCCGTACTTGAGTGGTCTACGCAACATTCGCGGGAGGAGGTCGTACAAACCACTCAAGGAGATGACTCTGAGGAACATCGGAGTTAATACCAGCATCCGGTCCACTAGTAGTGCTTCAG tttCAGAAACTCGTCCCACAGGTACTGTGGTAGGTCGTAAGAGGAAGCCGGATGCGGAAGAGGCGCAAGAGGCCCACGAGGCAAGGGGCAAACGCGCCAGACTTCTGGAACGTTTGGGAGGGTTCACTAGACCCTTCCGCTTTACGACTTCTGCTTCAGAAAGGCTTTGCGTTGAGAGTACCGCTGAG ATCGTTGGTATAAACACGGATCTGCCACTCTCAGCGCCAGTGATTACGACCGAGGCTTTCGATCCTGAGTCCCTCAAACACTCCACTTCGCTCCCGGCTGCGCCTGCGCCAACACAATCGCACAGGGACAAACGATGTGCTATTAT GTAA